In a single window of the Montipora capricornis isolate CH-2021 chromosome 11, ASM3666992v2, whole genome shotgun sequence genome:
- the LOC138024769 gene encoding uncharacterized protein gives MPSLREIRDMLLFAHSDNLISEEECLLLCDLIKSSNLELPYGSYDQFDLDLLSDDECKSEFRFYKRDVYLLAEVLQIPDQIQCYNRHVVDGIEALCILLKRFAYPCRYSDMLPRFARPVPQLCMISSQVMDFIYQTHNHRLRSFNQPWLSQASLQKYADVIHATGAPLSNCWGFIDGTVRPVSRPGKNRRVLYNGHKRVHAIKFQSIVAPNGLIANLFGPVEGRRHDSGMLAESGLLADLQRHSFSPLGQPLCVYGDPAYPLNIHLQGPFKGVRITPIQNEYNTAMSRVRASVEWVFGDIINYFTFMDFKKNLKIRLSAVGKMYIVCGLLTNARTCLYQSVTSSYFGLDPPPLEVYFQ, from the coding sequence ATGCCCTCTTTAAGAGAAATTAGAGATATGTTGCTGTTTGCTCACAGCGATAATTTGATAAGCGAAGAAGAAtgtttgctgttatgtgattTAATCAAGTCAAGCAACCTTGAGCTACCGTATGGGAGTTATGACCAGTTTGACCTTGATCTTTTAAGTGACGATGAATGCAAGTCAGAATTCAGATTCTACAAGAGAGACGTATACCTTCTTGCTGAAGTGTTGCAGATTCCGGATCAAATACAATGCTATAATCGTCATGTTGTCGATGGGATCGAAGCTCTTTGTATATTGCTTAAGCGATTTGCATATCCTTGTAGATATTCAGATATGCTGCCAAGGTTTGCAAGACCTGTCCCTCAACTTTGTATGATATCCAGCCAAGTGATGGATTTCATTTATCAAACACACAACCACCGTTTACGAAGTTTTAACCAGCCATGGCTCTCTCAGGCCAGTCTTCAGAAGTATGCTGATGTAATTCATGCTACCGGGGCTCCACTTTCTAATTGCTGGGGTTTTATCGATGGAACAGTCAGGCCAGTTTCTAGGCCTGGAAAAAATCGAAGAGTTCTGTACAACGGGCACAAGAGGGTCCATGCAATAAAATTTCAGTCAATTGTGGCCCCAAATGGTTTGATAGCTAATCTCTTTGGCCCAGTCGAGGGAAGACGACATGACAGCGGGATGCTGGCAGAGTCAGGTTTACTTGCCGACTTGCAACGTCACTCGTTCTCTCCTCTTGGACAACCTTTGTGTGTTTATGGGGATCCGGCTTACCCCCTTAACATACACCTTCAAGGACCATTCAAAGGAGTCAGGATCACCCCTATACAGAATGAGTACAACACTGCAATGAGTCGTGTTAGAGCATCAGTGGAGTGGGTTTTTGGGGACATTATAAACTACTTCACGTTTATGGATTTTAAGAAGAATTTGAAAATTCGTTTAAGCGCAGTTGGTAAAATGTACATCGTGTGCGGCTTGCTGACAAATGCCCGCACTTGTCTTTACCAGTCCGTAACATCGTCATATTTTGGCTTGGACCCACCACCACTGGAAGTTTATTTTCAGTGA